The proteins below are encoded in one region of Nitrospirota bacterium:
- the ccsA gene encoding cytochrome c biogenesis protein CcsA, protein MIPAAAAFALYLVGIVSRPFVYAGFLLQSGYLLYRGALIGRLPLVGVHDTLNFLSASLAGFAAAVYITEYPERKFLSACSGMAALFTVLSLLRPPHMGPLPPVLDTHWFELHVALSFFSYALFGVAAVLGVLYLRSPGLREERLQYRVAFLGYAVFSISMIFGGVWAHLAWGTYWLWTPKELWTVLIWLYYSLYLHARLVGGWAGRPSAVLGTAGFAVVIFTYLGVGLLMKSSHSF, encoded by the coding sequence GTGATACCCGCGGCGGCGGCCTTCGCCCTTTATCTTGTCGGCATCGTCTCGCGGCCCTTCGTTTACGCGGGCTTTCTCCTTCAGTCGGGCTATCTCCTTTACCGGGGCGCGCTCATCGGCCGCCTCCCCCTGGTGGGCGTGCACGACACCCTGAATTTCCTCTCCGCTTCCCTGGCGGGGTTCGCCGCCGCCGTCTATATCACGGAATATCCGGAGAGGAAATTTCTCTCCGCCTGCTCCGGCATGGCGGCCCTCTTCACGGTGCTCTCGCTCCTTCGGCCGCCCCACATGGGGCCCCTTCCGCCGGTGCTCGATACTCACTGGTTTGAGCTGCACGTGGCCCTGTCCTTCTTCTCCTACGCCCTGTTCGGCGTGGCAGCGGTCCTGGGCGTCCTTTACCTCCGGAGCCCGGGGCTGCGGGAAGAGCGCCTTCAGTACCGGGTGGCCTTCCTCGGGTACGCGGTCTTCAGCATCTCCATGATATTCGGCGGGGTCTGGGCCCACCTGGCCTGGGGGACGTACTGGCTCTGGACACCCAAGGAGCTCTGGACCGTCCTTATCTGGCTGTACTACAGCCTCTACCTGCACGCCCGCCTCGTGGGCGGCTGGGCGGGGAGGCCCTCGGCGGTCCTGGGGACGGCGGGTTTCGCGGTGGTCATCTTTACCTACCTCGGGGTGGGGCTCCTCATGAAGAGCTCCCACAGCTTCTGA
- a CDS encoding cytochrome C biogenesis protein ResB, translated as MKPGVSVLGGILDALLSTRTALWLLLVEIGFFVAGAVLMPVLPSYGTMNASALFYWLGAAPLRATWWLWGAIGVLILLTLNTLVCSLDSLMRKREGRRFLLIISPQIIHAGFLLLLLAHLVSAAGAAKQNVLAREGSRFRLPGETTMVVKDVDVAVSSEGFPLDWRATVAYYKAGRALKEDVVGPNRPSFHEGIGVYIQDVRPGAVLLLLSREPGAPWALAGAVLFTLGTLLLLALKILRE; from the coding sequence ATGAAACCCGGCGTAAGCGTTCTCGGGGGTATCCTGGATGCCCTGCTTTCCACGCGGACGGCCCTCTGGCTTCTCCTTGTGGAAATCGGGTTCTTCGTGGCGGGGGCGGTGCTCATGCCCGTCCTGCCGTCCTACGGGACGATGAACGCCTCGGCCCTCTTTTACTGGCTCGGGGCCGCCCCCCTGAGGGCCACCTGGTGGCTCTGGGGCGCCATCGGCGTGCTCATCCTCCTGACTCTGAACACCCTGGTTTGCAGCCTGGACTCCCTCATGCGGAAGCGCGAAGGGCGGCGCTTTCTTCTCATCATCTCCCCGCAGATAATCCACGCCGGCTTTCTCCTGCTGCTCCTGGCCCACCTGGTCAGTGCCGCCGGGGCGGCCAAGCAGAACGTCCTTGCCCGCGAGGGCTCCCGGTTTCGGCTGCCCGGGGAGACCACCATGGTCGTAAAGGACGTGGACGTGGCCGTAAGCTCCGAAGGCTTCCCCCTGGACTGGCGGGCCACCGTGGCCTATTACAAGGCGGGACGGGCGCTCAAGGAGGACGTGGTCGGCCCCAACAGGCCCTCCTTCCACGAGGGCATCGGCGTCTATATCCAGGACGTCCGGCCCGGTGCGGTCCTGCTTCTGCTGAGCCGGGAGCCCGGCGCCCCCTGGGCCCTCGCGGGAGCCGTCCTTTTTACCCTGGGCACCCTGCTCCTGCTCGCCCTCAAGATACTCCGCGAATAA
- a CDS encoding LysR family transcriptional regulator → MPHREKGLSKSRRRRRRARRGGDAPFRLRGRFWIDGPEGTFLGYGRVVLMERIREQGSITRAAKSMGMSYRHAWELIDSMNRQAPRPFVLTAAGGRGGGGTVVTEAGLEAIGLFRRLEAMFSEHLATGQDVLRFEKEES, encoded by the coding sequence ATGCCCCACAGGGAAAAGGGTCTTTCGAAGTCCCGGAGGAGAAGGCGGCGTGCCCGGAGGGGCGGGGACGCCCCCTTCCGCCTCCGGGGACGGTTCTGGATAGACGGCCCCGAGGGGACGTTTCTCGGCTACGGGCGCGTGGTCCTCATGGAGCGCATCAGGGAGCAGGGCTCCATAACCCGGGCGGCCAAGTCCATGGGGATGTCCTACCGCCACGCCTGGGAGCTTATCGATTCCATGAACCGGCAAGCCCCGCGGCCCTTCGTCCTCACCGCCGCCGGAGGCAGGGGCGGGGGAGGGACGGTGGTTACCGAGGCCGGCCTGGAGGCCATCGGCCTGTTCAGGCGGCTTGAGGCGATGTTTTCCGAACATCTCGCAACCGGGCAGGACGTGCTCCGGTTTGAAAAGGAGGAATCATGA